A genomic region of Burkholderiales bacterium contains the following coding sequences:
- a CDS encoding alpha/beta fold hydrolase: protein MLPTEPRLETFSRAPRARSRRPPLLFVHGGYTDGWCWTRHFLGWFAERGWPAHALSLRGHGGSGGAELLFASGLDDYAADVERVAGMLPEPPVFVGHSMGAAIVERMIATHPRRGAVLLAPVPPTGLATIAARLAVERPDALMHMMRLDPTRLSAEVLAALRPFYFSDRVDAATLASMADHIAAESPRAILDLSLRLHWVTPERNGTPLAVIGAEDDRICSPDEVRATARHHGVEAAILPGLAHMLMLEPGWEAVAEAISRHLAAQ, encoded by the coding sequence TTGCTCCCGACCGAACCCCGCCTCGAGACCTTTTCGCGCGCGCCCCGTGCGCGCTCGCGGCGCCCGCCGCTGCTCTTCGTCCACGGCGGCTACACCGACGGCTGGTGCTGGACGCGGCATTTCCTCGGCTGGTTCGCCGAGCGGGGTTGGCCCGCCCACGCGCTGTCGCTGCGCGGCCACGGCGGCAGCGGCGGCGCCGAACTCCTGTTCGCGAGCGGTCTGGACGATTACGCCGCCGATGTCGAGCGCGTCGCGGGCATGCTCCCCGAGCCGCCGGTGTTCGTCGGCCACTCGATGGGCGCCGCAATCGTCGAGCGGATGATCGCCACGCACCCGCGCCGCGGCGCCGTGCTGCTCGCGCCCGTCCCGCCCACCGGGCTCGCGACGATCGCCGCGCGCCTCGCGGTCGAACGCCCCGACGCGCTGATGCACATGATGCGGCTCGACCCGACGCGCCTGTCCGCCGAGGTGCTCGCAGCGCTGCGCCCGTTCTACTTCAGCGACCGTGTCGATGCGGCGACGCTCGCCTCGATGGCCGACCACATCGCCGCCGAGTCGCCGCGCGCGATCCTCGACCTGTCGCTGCGCCTGCACTGGGTGACCCCGGAGCGCAACGGTACGCCGCTCGCGGTGATCGGCGCCGAGGACGACCGCATCTGCTCGCCCGACGAGGTCCGCGCGACGGCGCGCCACCACGGCGTCGAGGCGGCGATCCTGCCGGGACTCGCGCACATGCTGATGCTCGAGCCGGGGTGGGAAGCCGTGGCGGAGGCGATCAGCAGACACCTCGCAGCGCAGTGA